Proteins encoded in a region of the Ziziphus jujuba cultivar Dongzao chromosome 3, ASM3175591v1 genome:
- the LOC107423074 gene encoding uncharacterized protein LOC107423074, which produces MGLKLETGKQSRKFDVVSIRTCCRSIYNHPFLVGMVFSLIFLYRSFPFLFSLLVYASPVLVCTAILLGTLLSFGQSNNIYEIEKQEYLSHGIDPLKPGVSESGIVVVNREESFEGKKSDTVEKSIEEASSIVNKVSKVEDVEDDHAPIKEVKTRESNGVVHEGKLRIEEVLHNEKADANQNSLVQENGSEILEVGVENYPRVSTKDQKEDHLDDHEDDDDDDDDSENRSMYSGSERAENSSVDGSTADMVPMLDETHPLLFREDPQPEIHGEEEDAGLDDNEDDDEEEEEEEAKEVKEDESKSAIKWTEDDQKNIMNLGTLELERNQCVENLIARRRAWQSSKTMSQKNLIDFESAEFPFSVSPLSVTRRNPFEFPHDSTNPGSAPSIMLPRRRNPFELPFESKEVKKEEKNDNKVDGFEQQSTTFDQKGIFFRRHESFSLGPSSLGFVKQANQDIKWRPVFIPERFVSEGTSYSSISRQSSGASDSKLSSIPDSESVSSVEQDFSKEKEMISNLYQTSNLVEHGSQSTEDVVSEEMVQIEKKDVEHIGLEITLGQVENHSEKEVENRSEKEVGNQSETESSLYETEEEDNDVEVENKTSGIHLETEPVEEEESSRSSLSSILEIDEKKSSHVQNDDGSSTKCLEANNGDHINGAVDENLPEEPLYDASPTAAGKSLSLISFFPDKQTEILENVKPPESEEMGAVVEEEKSEVYSEKDESSHPEKDWT; this is translated from the coding sequence ATGGGATTGAAACTAGAAACTGGAAAGCAAAGCAGGAAATTTGATGTCGTATCGATCAGAACATGTTGCAGATCGATTTACAATCATCCATTTCTTGTGGGTATGGTGTTTTCTTTGATATTTCTGTACAGATcgtttccatttttgttttctctgttGGTTTATGCATCCCCTGTATTGGTCTGCACTGCTATTCTTCTTGGGACCCTTTTGAGTTTTGGGCAatccaataatatatatgaaattgaaaAGCAAGAATATCTTAGCCATGGTATTGATCCTCTTAAACCTGGAGTTTCAGAGAGTggcattgttgttgttaataGAGAAGAGAGCTTTGAAGGGAAGAAGAGTGATACAGTAGAAAAATCCATTGAAGAAGCAAGTTCCATAGTTAATAAGGTCAGTAAGGTTGAGGATGTTGAGGATGATCATGCACCCATTAAGGAAGTTAAGACAAGAGAATCAAATGGGGTTGTTCATGAGGGAAAACTAAGGATTGAAGAAGTGCTACATAATGAGAAAGCTGATGCAAATCAGAATTCTTTGGTCCAAGAAAATGGGAGTGAGATTCTTGAAGTAGGAGTTGAAAACTACCCTAGAGTTTCAACCAAAGATCAAAAAGAAGATCACTTGGATGAtcatgaggatgatgatgatgatgatgatgacagcGAGAATAGGTCTATGTATTCAGGGTCTGAAAGAGCAGAGAATTCATCAGTTGATGGATCAACGGCTGACATGGTTCCAATGCTTGATGAAACACACCCACTTTTATTCAGAGAAGATCCACAGCCTGaaattcatggagaagaagaagatgctGGTCTTGATGATAATGAGgacgatgatgaagaagaagaagaagaagaagcaaaagaagTCAAGGAAGATGAGAGTAAGTCAGCAATCAAATGGACAGAGGATGACCAAAAGAATATAATGAATTTGGGAACTTTAGAGCTTGAGAGAAACCAGTGTGTGGAGAATCTTATTGCAAGGAGAAGAGCATGGCAAAGCTCCAAAACAATGTCTCAGAAAAATCTAATTGACTTTGAAAGTGCAGAGTTTCCTTTCAGTGTTTCACCGCTTTCAGTAACAAGACGAAACCCATTCGAGTTTCCTCATGATTCAACAAATCCTGGTTCTGCCCCATCAATTATGTTGCCAAGAAGAAGAAATCCTTTTGAGCTTCCTTTTGAATCGAAGGAAgtgaaaaaggaagagaaaaatgaTAACAAAGTTGATGGTTTTGAGCAACAGTCTACAACATTTGACCAGAAAGGCATATTCTTTCGCAGGCATGAAAGTTTCAGTTTAGGACCATCAAGCTTAGGATTTGTGAAGCAGGCAAACCAAGATATAAAATGGAGACCAGTTTTCATACCAGAACGGTTTGTTTCAGAAGGAACAAGCTATTCCTCAATCTCAAGGCAGTCAAGTGGAGCTAGCGATTCAAAGTTGAGTTCAATTCCTGATTCTGAATCAGTGAGTTCAGTAGAGCAAGATTTTtctaaagaaaaggaaatgatCTCCAATCTATACCAGACTTCTAATCTTGTTGAACATGGAAGTCAATCCACTGAGGACGTAGTTTCTGAAGAAATGGTACAGATTGAGAAGAAAGATGTTGAACATATTGGGTTAGAAATAACGTTGGGACAAGTTGAAAATCACAGTGAAAAAGAAGTTGAAAATCGCAGTGAAAAAGAAGTTGGAAATCAGAGTGAAACAGAATCAAGCTTGTATGAAACAGAAGAGGAAGACAACGATGTAGAAGTGGAAAACAAAACCAGTGGAATCCATTTGGAAACTGAACCAGTTGAGGAGGAAGAAAGTAGCagatcaagcttatcatcaATATTAGAAATTGATGAAAAAAAGTCTTCACATGTTCAAAATGATGACGGATCGTCAACAAAATGTTTGGAGGCTAATAATGGTGATCATATTAATGGTGCGGTGGATGAAAATCTACCTGAGGAGCCTCTATATGATGCAAGCCCAACTGCAGCTGGAAAGTCACTCTCTTTGATCTCCTTTTTTCCTGATAAACAAACAGAGATATTAGAAAATGTTAAACCTCCTGAATCAGAAGAAATGGGTGCTGTGGTTGAGGAAGAGAAATCTGAAGTGTACAGTGAAAAGGATGAAAGTTCTCATCCTGAAAAGGATTGGACTTAG